In the Babylonia areolata isolate BAREFJ2019XMU chromosome 34, ASM4173473v1, whole genome shotgun sequence genome, one interval contains:
- the LOC143277567 gene encoding peptidyl-prolyl cis-trans isomerase-like 3: MWRYKVFHTTRGMVSMANNGLDTNGSQFFITYAKQPHLDMKYTVFGRVIDGFETLDSLEKVPVNEKTYKPETDIRIRGVTIHANPLAG; this comes from the exons ATGTGGAGGTACaaggtgttt cacaCTACCCGTGGCATGGTCTCCATGGCAAACAACGGACTGGACACCAACGGGTCCCAGTTCTTCATCACCTACGCAAAGCAGCCTCACCTGGACATGAAGTACACTGTctttggcag AGTGATTGACGGCTTTGAGACCCTGGACTCCCTGGAGAAGGTGCCGGTGAACGAGAAGACCTACAAGCCGGAGACGGACATCCGCATCCGGGGTGTCACCATACACGCCAACCCTCTGGCCGGCtga